One genomic segment of Hordeum vulgare subsp. vulgare chromosome 2H, MorexV3_pseudomolecules_assembly, whole genome shotgun sequence includes these proteins:
- the LOC123424524 gene encoding ribulose bisphosphate carboxylase small subunit, chloroplastic 1, translating to MAPAVMASSATTVAPFQGLKSTAGLPVSRRSSASLGSVSNGGRIRCMQVWPIEGIKKFETLSYLPPLTTEALLKQVDYLIRSKWVPCLEFSKVGFVFREHNSSPGYYDGRYWTMWKLPMFGCTDATQVLNEVEEVKKEYPDAYVRIIGFDNLRQVQCVSFIAFRPPGCEESGKA from the exons ATGGCCCCCGCCGTGATGGCTTCGTCGGCTACCACCGTCGCACCCTTCCAGGGGCTCAAGTCCACAGCTGGTCTCCCCGTCAGCCGCCGCTCCAGCGCCAGCCTCGGCAGCGTCAGCAATGGCGGAAGGATCAGGTGCATGCAG GTGTGGCCGATTGAGGGTATCAAGAAGTTCGAGACCCTGTCTTACTTGCCACCCCTCACCACGGAGGCCCTCCTGAAGCAGGTTGACTACCTGATCCGCTCCAAGTGGGTGCCCTGCCTCGAGTTCAGCAAGGTTGGCTTCGTCTTCCGTGAGCACAACAGCTCCCCCGGGTACTACGACGGCCGATACTGGACAATGTGGAAGCTGCCTATGTTTGGGTGCACCGACGCTACACAGGTGCTtaacgaggtggaggaggtcaagaAGGAGTACCCTGACGCTTACGTCCGTATCATCGGCTTTGACAACCTGCGGCAGGTGCAGTGCGTCAGCTTCATCGCCTTCAGGCCACCGGGTTGCGAGGAGTCCGGCAAGGCATAA